One window of Dromaius novaehollandiae isolate bDroNov1 chromosome 20, bDroNov1.hap1, whole genome shotgun sequence genomic DNA carries:
- the MYMK gene encoding protein myomaker: MGSLVAKLLLPTLSSLVFLPTASIAAKRRFHMEAMVYFFTMFFVAIHHACDGPGLSVLCFMRYDILEYFSIYGTALSIWVSLMALAEFDEPKRSTFVMFGVLTIAVRIYHDRWGYGVYSGPIGTAVLVITVKWLQKMKEKKGLYPDKSVYTQQIGPGFCFGALALMLRFFFEEWDYTYVHSFYHCALAMSFVLLLPKENKKAGSAGTPARLDCSTLCCCV, translated from the exons ATGGGCTCGCTGGTGGCCAAGCTCCTTCTGCCCACCCTCAGCAGCCTGGTCTTCCTGCCCACCGCCAGCATCGCGGCCAAGCGGCGCTTCCACATGGAAGCCATGGTCTACTTCTTCACCATGTTCTTCGTGGCG ATTCACCACGCGTGCGACGGCCCCGGTTTGTCAGTGCTGTGCTTCATGCGCTACGACATCCTGGAGTATTTCAGCATCTACGGGACGGCCCTGTCCATCTGGGTGTCGCTGATGG CACTGGCAGAGTTCGATGAGCCCAAGAGATCCACCTTCGTCATGTTTGGCGTGCTCACCATAGCGGTGAGGATCTACCACGACCGCTGGGGCTACGGCGTCTACTCGGGACCCATCGGGACAGCCGTCCTCGTGATAACCGTGAAATGG ctccaaaagatgaaagagaagaaaggtcTATATCCAGACAAGAGTGTCTACACACAGCAGATTGGTCCTGGCTTCTGTTTTGGGGCATTAGCACTGATGCTGAGGTTCTTTTTCGAG GAGTGGGACTACACCTACGTGCACAGCTTCTACCACTGCGCCTTGGCCATGTCCTTCGTCCTGCTGCTGCCCAAGGAGAACAAGAAGGCCGGGAGCGCTGGGACTCCTGCACGGCTCGACTGCTCCACGCTCTGCTGCTGCGTCTGA